In one Anas platyrhynchos isolate ZD024472 breed Pekin duck chromosome 8, IASCAAS_PekinDuck_T2T, whole genome shotgun sequence genomic region, the following are encoded:
- the TRMT1L gene encoding TRMT1-like protein isoform X2: MHRTRKTSVYTDEKKPCPLCPEEKFKACYGHKLHRHLQNLHWKISVEFEGYRMCICHLPCRLVKPNLVGDQTFSKMGAHYHCIICSATIARRTDMIGHINRHVNKGETESRFITAPAPKSSYQVLKESDTDVQVLPNYSTPQKTDSYFNPKMKLNRQLIFCALAVLAEERKPIECLDAFGATGIMGLQWAKHLRNSVKVTINDCNENSVTMIQENCHLNKMKVKLNTKEENNDEALGGGEQNTDTIEVTKMDANVIMHMRSFDFIHLDPFGTSVNYLDSAFRNVRNLGIVSLTSTDISSLYAKAQHVALRHYGCNIVRTEYYRELAARIVIAAVARAAARCNKGIEVLLAVALEHFVLVVVRVLRGPSPADDSAKKVRYLIHCQWCEERIFQKEGNMVEENPYQQLPCDCHGSMPGKTAVVLGPLWSGALFNTGFLRRMLFEAVQYGLDETQPLLKTLVCEAECTTLKNFSTHGPYDENKQEECGVYIKTPDTSAESCVLHGKRKNNEVVRNTAKRQKSDNSAEHPAFYYNIHRHSIKGMNMPKLNKFLNYLSEAGYRVSRTHFDPMGVRTNAPLAQFKTILVKYSTPTYTGGQAEGPLHLTEDVHMGDQVPAAADTKSEDAEFLEDNKSGDAEFLEDNKSGDAEFLEDNKSGDTATMFTNDCPIHCAAD; this comes from the exons AtgcacagaacaagaaaaacatcagtgtaCACAG aTGAAAAGAAGCCTTGTCCATTGTGTCCTGAGGAGAAATTCAAAGCTTGCTATGGTCATAAACTCCATCGTCACCTCCAGAATTTGCACTGGAAAATTTCTGTTGAATTTGAAG GGTACAGAATGTGCATCTGCCACTTACCTTGTCGTCTAGTAAAGCCAAACCTCGTTGGAGACCAG aCATTTTCAAAGATGGGAGCCCATTACCATTGCATTATCTGTTCGGCAACTATCGCTCGGAGAACTGACATGATAGGGCATATTAATCGTCACGTGAATAAAGGAGAAACTGAATCAAGGTTTATTACAG CTCCTGCTCCCAAGTCATCTTACCAAGTGCTGAAAGAGTCAGACACAGATGTGCAGGTTCTTCCCAACTACTCCACACCGCAAAAAACAGATTCCTATTTTAACCCCAAAATGAAACTCAACAG gcaATTGATATTCTGTGCACTAGCTGTTCTAGCTGAAGAGCGTAAACCAATAGAATGTTTGGATGCATTTGGTGCCACTG GTATAATGGGATTACAATGGGCAAAGCATCTCAGAAATTCCGTGAAAGTTACAATTAATGATTGTAATGAAAATTCTGTGACAATGATTCAGGAAAACTGccatttaaacaaaatgaaggtGAAACTGAACactaaggaagaaaacaatgacGAAGCTTTGGGAGGTGGAGAACAAAATACTGACACCATTGAGGTGACAAAAATGGATGCCAATGTTATAATGCATATGAGGTCATTTGATTTTAT acaTTTGGACCCATTCGGAACTTCTGTGAATTACCTGGATTCTGCCTTTAGAAATGTGAGAAATCTTGGAATCGTGTCCCTGACATCCACAGACATCAGTTCTCTGTATGCAAAGGCTCAGCACGTTGCCCTGCGTCATTACGGATGTAACATTGTCCGAACAGAGTACTACAGGGAGCTGGCGGCCAGAATAGTAATTGCTGCTGTGGCAAG agctgcagctcgctGTAACAAAGGCATTGAAGTTTTACTTGCGGTAGCTCTAGAGCACTTTGTTCTAGTAGTGGTCAGAGTTTTAAGGGGACCATCTCCAGCGGATGATTCAGCAAAGAAAGTAAGATACCTAATCCACTGCCAGTGGTGTGAAGAGAGAATCTTTCAGAAAGAGGGTAATATGGTAGAAG aaAACCCTTATCAGCAGCTGCCTTGTGATTGTCACGGCAGTATGCCTGGGAAGACAGCAGTAGTTCTTGGTCCCCTCTG GTCAGGAGCCCTTTTTAATACTGGATTCCTCAGAAGAATGCTGTTTGAGGCAGTCCAGTATGGCTTAGATGAAACTCAGCCGCTTTTGAAGACGTTAGTTTGTGAAGCTGAGTGTACAACTTTAAAGAATTTTTCTACCCATGGTCCTTACGATGAGAACAAACAAG AAGAGTGTGGTGTATATATTAAAACACCAGATACTTCAGCAGAATCCTGCGTGTTACATG gaaaaagaaaaaataatgaagtggtGCGAAATACAGCCAAGCGACAAAAATCTGACAACAGTGCTGAGCACCCTGCATTCTACTACAACATCCACAGACACAGTATTAAAGGAATGAACATGCCAAA GTTAAATAAGTTCTTAAACTATCTCTCTGAAGCTGGATACAGAGTCAGTAGGACCCACTTTGATCCTATGGGAGTTCGCACAAATGCACCCTTGGCGCAATTTAAGACTATTCTTGTGAAGTACAGCACTCCCACATACACTGGGGGGCAGGCAGAAGGCCCTCTCCATCTCACTGAAGATGTCCACATGGGAGACCAGgttccagctgctgcagataCTAAATCTGAAGACGCTGAATTTCTGGAAGATAATAAATCTGGAGACGCTGAATTTCTGGAAGATAATAAATCTGGAGATGCTGAATTTCTGGAAGATAATAAATCTGGAGACACTGCCACCATGTTCACAAACGACTGCCCTATTCACTGTGCAGCTGATTAA
- the TRMT1L gene encoding TRMT1-like protein isoform X1, whose translation MAAEEAAEAALAELPPEQERAEEEEDEEEEEDEDEDEEEEDDEERSPGGGGEAAALNGVIDLGTVQSNNLGVKVTESEVETKEKGTEEEESARESERNILDVSSDYLREKHISIQRQLAELEKLAGLSEDEKKPCPLCPEEKFKACYGHKLHRHLQNLHWKISVEFEGYRMCICHLPCRLVKPNLVGDQTFSKMGAHYHCIICSATIARRTDMIGHINRHVNKGETESRFITAPAPKSSYQVLKESDTDVQVLPNYSTPQKTDSYFNPKMKLNRQLIFCALAVLAEERKPIECLDAFGATGIMGLQWAKHLRNSVKVTINDCNENSVTMIQENCHLNKMKVKLNTKEENNDEALGGGEQNTDTIEVTKMDANVIMHMRSFDFIHLDPFGTSVNYLDSAFRNVRNLGIVSLTSTDISSLYAKAQHVALRHYGCNIVRTEYYRELAARIVIAAVARAAARCNKGIEVLLAVALEHFVLVVVRVLRGPSPADDSAKKVRYLIHCQWCEERIFQKEGNMVEENPYQQLPCDCHGSMPGKTAVVLGPLWSGALFNTGFLRRMLFEAVQYGLDETQPLLKTLVCEAECTTLKNFSTHGPYDENKQEECGVYIKTPDTSAESCVLHGKRKNNEVVRNTAKRQKSDNSAEHPAFYYNIHRHSIKGMNMPKLNKFLNYLSEAGYRVSRTHFDPMGVRTNAPLAQFKTILVKYSTPTYTGGQAEGPLHLTEDVHMGDQVPAAADTKSEDAEFLEDNKSGDAEFLEDNKSGDAEFLEDNKSGDTATMFTNDCPIHCAAD comes from the exons ATGGCAGCGGAGGAGGCCGCGGAGGCCGCGCTGGCTGAGCTGCCCCCCGAGCAGGAGCgagccgaggaggaggaggacgaagaggaagaggaggacgaggacgaggacgaggaggaggaggacgacgaGGAGCGGAGCCCCGGAGGCGGCGGCGAGGCCGCGGCGCTCA ATGGTGTGATCGACCTTGGAACGGTGCAAAGCAACAACCTGGGTGTGAAAGTTACTGAGTCAGAAGTGGaaaccaaagaaaaaggaactgAGGAAGAAGAATCTGCAAGGGAGTCTGAAAGGAACATTTTGGATGTTTCATCTGATTATCTAAGAG AGAAACATATTTCCATTCAAAGACAACTTGCTGAACTAGAGAAACTAGCTGGCCTGAGTGAAG aTGAAAAGAAGCCTTGTCCATTGTGTCCTGAGGAGAAATTCAAAGCTTGCTATGGTCATAAACTCCATCGTCACCTCCAGAATTTGCACTGGAAAATTTCTGTTGAATTTGAAG GGTACAGAATGTGCATCTGCCACTTACCTTGTCGTCTAGTAAAGCCAAACCTCGTTGGAGACCAG aCATTTTCAAAGATGGGAGCCCATTACCATTGCATTATCTGTTCGGCAACTATCGCTCGGAGAACTGACATGATAGGGCATATTAATCGTCACGTGAATAAAGGAGAAACTGAATCAAGGTTTATTACAG CTCCTGCTCCCAAGTCATCTTACCAAGTGCTGAAAGAGTCAGACACAGATGTGCAGGTTCTTCCCAACTACTCCACACCGCAAAAAACAGATTCCTATTTTAACCCCAAAATGAAACTCAACAG gcaATTGATATTCTGTGCACTAGCTGTTCTAGCTGAAGAGCGTAAACCAATAGAATGTTTGGATGCATTTGGTGCCACTG GTATAATGGGATTACAATGGGCAAAGCATCTCAGAAATTCCGTGAAAGTTACAATTAATGATTGTAATGAAAATTCTGTGACAATGATTCAGGAAAACTGccatttaaacaaaatgaaggtGAAACTGAACactaaggaagaaaacaatgacGAAGCTTTGGGAGGTGGAGAACAAAATACTGACACCATTGAGGTGACAAAAATGGATGCCAATGTTATAATGCATATGAGGTCATTTGATTTTAT acaTTTGGACCCATTCGGAACTTCTGTGAATTACCTGGATTCTGCCTTTAGAAATGTGAGAAATCTTGGAATCGTGTCCCTGACATCCACAGACATCAGTTCTCTGTATGCAAAGGCTCAGCACGTTGCCCTGCGTCATTACGGATGTAACATTGTCCGAACAGAGTACTACAGGGAGCTGGCGGCCAGAATAGTAATTGCTGCTGTGGCAAG agctgcagctcgctGTAACAAAGGCATTGAAGTTTTACTTGCGGTAGCTCTAGAGCACTTTGTTCTAGTAGTGGTCAGAGTTTTAAGGGGACCATCTCCAGCGGATGATTCAGCAAAGAAAGTAAGATACCTAATCCACTGCCAGTGGTGTGAAGAGAGAATCTTTCAGAAAGAGGGTAATATGGTAGAAG aaAACCCTTATCAGCAGCTGCCTTGTGATTGTCACGGCAGTATGCCTGGGAAGACAGCAGTAGTTCTTGGTCCCCTCTG GTCAGGAGCCCTTTTTAATACTGGATTCCTCAGAAGAATGCTGTTTGAGGCAGTCCAGTATGGCTTAGATGAAACTCAGCCGCTTTTGAAGACGTTAGTTTGTGAAGCTGAGTGTACAACTTTAAAGAATTTTTCTACCCATGGTCCTTACGATGAGAACAAACAAG AAGAGTGTGGTGTATATATTAAAACACCAGATACTTCAGCAGAATCCTGCGTGTTACATG gaaaaagaaaaaataatgaagtggtGCGAAATACAGCCAAGCGACAAAAATCTGACAACAGTGCTGAGCACCCTGCATTCTACTACAACATCCACAGACACAGTATTAAAGGAATGAACATGCCAAA GTTAAATAAGTTCTTAAACTATCTCTCTGAAGCTGGATACAGAGTCAGTAGGACCCACTTTGATCCTATGGGAGTTCGCACAAATGCACCCTTGGCGCAATTTAAGACTATTCTTGTGAAGTACAGCACTCCCACATACACTGGGGGGCAGGCAGAAGGCCCTCTCCATCTCACTGAAGATGTCCACATGGGAGACCAGgttccagctgctgcagataCTAAATCTGAAGACGCTGAATTTCTGGAAGATAATAAATCTGGAGACGCTGAATTTCTGGAAGATAATAAATCTGGAGATGCTGAATTTCTGGAAGATAATAAATCTGGAGACACTGCCACCATGTTCACAAACGACTGCCCTATTCACTGTGCAGCTGATTAA